Proteins found in one Magnolia sinica isolate HGM2019 chromosome 5, MsV1, whole genome shotgun sequence genomic segment:
- the LOC131245754 gene encoding small acidic protein 1-like — protein sequence MKPSPTYLFDMDDPGSTVGMDVDDADPLDILSGAVSDNRLADADFFNSFQDDFDDSDIN from the coding sequence ATGAAGCCATCTCCGACGTATCTGTTTGACATGGACGATCCAGGTTCGACGGTGGGCATGGACGTGGACGATGCTGATCCCCTCGACATCTTGTCGGGGGCCGTCTCCGACAACAGGCTCGCCGACGCTGATTTCTTCAATTCCTTCCAAGACGATTTCGACGACTCCGATATCAACTGA